Proteins encoded together in one Hydrogenispora ethanolica window:
- a CDS encoding ACT domain-containing protein produces the protein MNETEHAVITVMGQDRVGIVAGVSKILADNGVNIVDISQTIMQGIFAMILMVDISQAKQDLIALQETLQAAGASLGVRIVIQHEDIFRYMHRI, from the coding sequence GTGAATGAAACTGAGCATGCGGTGATCACCGTCATGGGCCAGGACCGGGTGGGCATCGTCGCCGGCGTCTCCAAGATCCTCGCCGATAACGGCGTCAACATCGTCGACATCAGCCAAACGATCATGCAGGGCATCTTCGCCATGATCCTGATGGTCGACATCTCCCAGGCCAAGCAAGACCTGATCGCGCTCCAGGAGACCCTGCAGGCGGCCGGGGCAAGCTTGGGCGTACGCATCGTGATCCAACACGAAGATATCTTCCGTTACATGCACCGGATCTGA
- a CDS encoding serine/threonine-protein kinase: MEYQFQAELSPEALLFVAADGTKMIFDRIPFVMPPKENMRFELIRELKEVIHEPFAGTDPAFIRYAGVEKHQGDLFLVRPALPEDPLPRFRTEDLETACQALLKIARLVGAYQQDGRFFEDLSPGMVRSDASGAVYLLDPPVLHFLGKSLPEEYHGVPAPEQILGRPATDRTASFAWGVLAYGLLTGADPFQAANAEERLDKIVRASVLPLRDRRPEISPALNQLVSQALEADPARRLSLEAIASRLAGLIEGRALRSDAEEARQYQTQSNANRQRFETREKWHRWMKKYGMATGIGLVILVALALLFRPQGMQVLNPKTPPLKVVRYYFQGVSKIDVSLVDETIYRAKNSFADMVTNLHVMNKAQQGYSLTTKDNATVSFEGLTVREISRSPEQAVYEAQYTLKMALPTQIQYLTRKDRMTLRPVKRIWRITDIRVLSKSERREKVTPAPAPASPGPAGLPSPSPAPAGSKP; the protein is encoded by the coding sequence ATGGAATACCAGTTCCAGGCCGAGCTGAGCCCGGAGGCGTTGTTATTCGTCGCCGCAGACGGGACGAAAATGATCTTCGACCGGATTCCGTTTGTGATGCCGCCCAAGGAGAATATGCGCTTCGAACTGATCCGGGAGTTGAAAGAAGTGATCCATGAACCTTTCGCCGGAACGGACCCGGCATTCATCCGCTATGCCGGAGTCGAAAAGCACCAGGGCGATCTGTTTCTGGTCCGGCCGGCGCTGCCCGAGGATCCGCTGCCGCGGTTCCGGACCGAGGATCTGGAAACGGCCTGCCAGGCGTTGCTGAAAATAGCGCGGCTGGTCGGAGCGTATCAACAGGACGGCCGCTTCTTTGAAGACTTGAGTCCGGGCATGGTCCGGAGCGACGCCTCCGGAGCGGTCTACCTGCTCGATCCGCCCGTCTTGCATTTTCTGGGCAAATCGCTGCCCGAGGAGTATCATGGGGTTCCGGCGCCGGAGCAGATTCTGGGGCGCCCGGCCACTGACCGGACCGCCAGTTTCGCCTGGGGAGTGCTGGCCTACGGGCTGCTGACCGGGGCCGATCCTTTTCAGGCGGCCAATGCCGAGGAACGGTTGGATAAGATCGTCCGGGCCAGCGTATTGCCGCTGCGCGACCGGCGGCCGGAGATCAGTCCCGCCCTGAATCAACTGGTATCGCAAGCCTTGGAGGCCGATCCGGCGCGGCGCTTATCCCTGGAGGCCATCGCCTCCCGGCTGGCCGGCCTGATCGAAGGCCGGGCGCTCCGGAGCGACGCTGAGGAGGCCCGCCAGTATCAGACGCAGAGCAATGCCAACCGGCAGCGCTTCGAGACCCGGGAGAAGTGGCACCGTTGGATGAAAAAATACGGGATGGCGACCGGAATCGGCCTGGTCATTCTGGTGGCGCTGGCGTTGCTCTTCCGGCCCCAGGGCATGCAGGTGTTGAACCCCAAGACCCCGCCCCTGAAAGTGGTGCGTTACTATTTTCAAGGCGTGAGCAAGATCGACGTCTCCCTGGTGGACGAGACCATCTACCGGGCCAAAAACAGTTTCGCGGACATGGTCACCAATCTCCATGTGATGAACAAGGCCCAACAGGGATACTCTCTGACCACCAAGGATAACGCGACCGTTTCTTTTGAGGGCCTGACGGTGCGGGAGATCTCCCGCTCGCCGGAGCAAGCGGTGTATGAAGCCCAATACACGTTGAAAATGGCCCTGCCGACGCAGATCCAGTATCTGACCCGCAAGGATCGGATGACGTTGCGGCCGGTCAAGCGGATCTGGCGGATCACCGATATTCGGGTCCTCTCCAAGTCCGAACGGCGGGAGAAGGTGACCCCGGCACCGGCGCCGGCGAGTCCGGGCCCGGCGGGGTTGCCGTCTCCGTCCCCCGCTCCCGCCGGATCGAAGCCCTGA
- a CDS encoding adenylyl-sulfate reductase subunit alpha, whose translation MEVQVRTVRHQTDVLIIGGGTAGCLAAATVKELNPTLRVMIMEKAHIERSGCLAAGMNAINAYLNPGETPESFTQYVRYDAMGLLREDLVYSGAQELNAAVQKVESWGLPVQKDESGRYQPRGRWNIRINGESLKPILAAAVREAGVQVLNRVNAVDFLIDEGRVVGAAGVGVRDGQFHWVTAKAVLCCTGGAAGLYRPNNPGRAAHKMWYPPFNTGGGYAMGIRAGAEFTGFEMRFIALRTKDLICPTGTLALGFGAKQRNALGEEFMKLRFKHQGGEGAPTCLRVYGPVQEQKAGRGPCYLDTRHLDADQVRKLKAAYLDMYPGIVLQWAANEFNPAETPVEICGTEPYIMGGHCQAGYWIDRERRTTLPGLYAAGDVAGGYPYKFVSGCWAEGIIAARAIVEDLQQADEPELDEMALPGLIERSYRPLARFRDGAEGVGPAEAEERLQKIMDEYAGGISTFYEIHEAGLDEAGRQLARLERQLQYLVAADYHELLACQEVIDRVAVARQVVEHLAYRKETRWPGFQTRTDYPERDDFNWLKFVNSVKDPESGAIRMLERPYVRLIPGERYLPR comes from the coding sequence TTGGAAGTACAGGTTAGAACGGTGCGGCATCAGACCGACGTCCTGATCATCGGCGGCGGCACCGCCGGCTGCCTGGCGGCGGCCACCGTAAAGGAACTCAACCCGACCTTGCGGGTGATGATCATGGAGAAGGCCCATATCGAACGCAGCGGCTGCCTGGCCGCTGGGATGAACGCCATCAACGCTTACCTTAATCCCGGCGAAACGCCGGAATCATTCACCCAATATGTCCGCTATGACGCCATGGGTTTGCTCCGCGAAGATCTGGTCTACTCGGGCGCTCAGGAGCTGAACGCCGCGGTCCAAAAGGTGGAAAGCTGGGGGCTGCCGGTCCAGAAGGACGAGAGCGGCCGCTACCAGCCGCGGGGCCGCTGGAATATCCGGATCAACGGCGAATCGCTCAAACCGATCCTGGCGGCGGCGGTCCGGGAGGCCGGAGTCCAGGTGCTGAACCGGGTGAACGCCGTCGATTTCCTGATCGATGAGGGCCGGGTGGTCGGAGCGGCCGGGGTCGGAGTCCGGGACGGGCAATTCCACTGGGTCACGGCCAAGGCGGTGCTTTGTTGCACCGGCGGGGCGGCCGGTCTTTACCGCCCCAACAATCCCGGCCGGGCGGCGCACAAGATGTGGTACCCGCCCTTTAACACCGGGGGCGGGTATGCCATGGGGATCCGGGCCGGAGCCGAATTCACCGGATTTGAGATGCGTTTTATCGCCCTGCGCACCAAGGATCTGATCTGCCCCACCGGGACGCTGGCCCTGGGATTCGGGGCCAAACAGCGGAACGCGCTCGGTGAGGAATTTATGAAGCTGCGCTTCAAACATCAGGGCGGCGAAGGGGCGCCGACCTGCCTCCGGGTCTATGGTCCGGTGCAGGAGCAGAAAGCGGGGCGCGGTCCTTGTTATCTCGATACCCGCCATCTCGACGCCGATCAGGTCCGCAAACTGAAAGCCGCCTATCTCGACATGTATCCGGGGATCGTTCTGCAATGGGCGGCCAATGAATTCAATCCGGCCGAGACGCCGGTGGAGATCTGCGGCACCGAGCCGTACATCATGGGCGGCCATTGCCAGGCCGGCTACTGGATCGACCGCGAGCGCCGCACCACCCTGCCCGGACTGTATGCCGCCGGGGACGTGGCCGGCGGCTATCCCTACAAGTTCGTCAGCGGTTGTTGGGCCGAGGGGATCATCGCCGCCCGGGCCATTGTCGAAGACCTCCAGCAGGCCGATGAGCCGGAGCTGGATGAGATGGCCCTGCCGGGGCTGATCGAGCGTTCCTACCGGCCGTTGGCCCGGTTCCGGGACGGCGCCGAGGGAGTCGGCCCGGCCGAGGCCGAGGAGCGGCTGCAGAAGATCATGGATGAGTACGCCGGCGGGATTAGCACCTTCTATGAGATTCACGAGGCCGGCCTGGATGAGGCCGGGCGGCAGCTGGCGCGGTTGGAACGGCAGCTCCAGTATTTGGTGGCCGCCGACTATCATGAGCTGTTGGCCTGCCAGGAAGTGATCGACCGGGTGGCGGTGGCCCGGCAAGTGGTGGAGCATCTCGCCTACCGCAAGGAGACCCGGTGGCCGGGGTTTCAGACCCGGACCGACTATCCGGAGCGGGACGATTTCAACTGGCTGAAGTTCGTCAATTCGGTGAAGGATCCGGAGAGCGGCGCCATCCGGATGCTGGAGCGGCCCTACGTGCGGTTGATACCGGGGGAGCGGTATCTGCCGCGGTAG
- the ilvB gene encoding biosynthetic-type acetolactate synthase large subunit produces the protein MILLNRSGAEILLDCLAREGVELLFGYPGSAVIHIYDALYGHPTIRNILVRHEQGAIHAADGYARSTGKTGVCLATSGPGATNLITGIATAYQDSIPLVIISGQVSSFLLGRDSFQEADIRGMTLPITKHNELVTRLADLPRAVKEAFYIARTGRPGPVLIDLTKDVTQMQDQAEYPDAVHLPGYQARLGPRPGPINEAAAAIAAARRPVLCAGGGVISSGAAPALRQLAETLAIPVAATLMGLTAFPAGHPLSLGLLGANGTAAGRWAVNQADLFIAVGVRSADRVTPHPAVFAPQARLISIDIDPAELEQNRSSRISLAGDAKAVLSMLLERLKPAGRPEWLAEIAARKATSVPLSSAAGLQPRAVMAALGRITGGGVFICSEAEQPAIWTARFYPFREPRTFIAAGGLGTVGFAFPAAVGAQAGNPGRPVVAVVNAAGVQMCLQELATLVANQLPVKALILNRRNPRPDRPQGLAPESQPDFVKLAEAYGAKGFRINIPERLEEILGEALAASGPALVDCPVDWTEEDLPALAAAQG, from the coding sequence GTGATTCTCTTGAATCGTTCCGGCGCTGAAATATTGCTCGACTGCCTTGCCCGGGAAGGCGTGGAGCTGCTTTTCGGGTACCCGGGCAGCGCGGTGATCCACATCTATGACGCGCTTTACGGGCATCCCACGATCCGCAACATCCTGGTCCGGCACGAACAGGGCGCGATCCACGCCGCCGACGGTTATGCCCGCAGTACCGGGAAGACCGGCGTCTGCCTGGCCACTTCCGGACCCGGGGCGACCAACCTGATCACCGGGATCGCTACCGCCTATCAGGATTCGATCCCGCTGGTGATCATCTCCGGCCAGGTCTCCAGCTTTCTGCTGGGGCGCGACTCGTTCCAGGAAGCCGATATCCGCGGCATGACCCTTCCCATCACCAAGCACAACGAACTCGTCACCCGGCTGGCCGACCTGCCGCGCGCGGTGAAAGAGGCTTTTTATATCGCCCGTACCGGACGGCCCGGACCGGTCCTGATCGACCTGACCAAGGACGTGACCCAGATGCAGGATCAGGCGGAATATCCGGATGCCGTTCACCTGCCGGGCTATCAAGCCCGGCTCGGACCGCGGCCCGGCCCGATCAACGAAGCGGCGGCCGCCATTGCCGCAGCCAGGCGGCCGGTGCTCTGCGCCGGCGGCGGCGTCATCTCCTCCGGCGCCGCTCCCGCCTTGCGGCAACTGGCCGAAACGCTGGCGATTCCCGTCGCCGCCACTCTGATGGGACTGACCGCTTTCCCCGCCGGACACCCGCTCTCCCTGGGACTGTTGGGAGCCAACGGCACCGCCGCCGGCCGTTGGGCGGTGAACCAGGCTGATCTGTTCATTGCAGTCGGAGTGCGCTCCGCCGACCGGGTCACTCCCCATCCGGCCGTTTTCGCGCCCCAAGCCCGGCTGATTTCGATCGATATCGATCCGGCGGAACTGGAGCAAAACCGGAGCTCCCGGATCTCGCTGGCCGGGGACGCCAAGGCGGTATTGAGCATGCTGCTGGAGCGCCTGAAACCTGCCGGGCGCCCCGAATGGCTGGCGGAGATCGCCGCCCGGAAAGCCACTTCCGTCCCGCTCTCCTCCGCCGCCGGCCTTCAGCCCCGGGCCGTCATGGCCGCACTGGGCCGGATCACCGGAGGAGGGGTGTTCATCTGCAGCGAAGCCGAGCAGCCCGCCATCTGGACGGCGCGTTTTTATCCGTTCCGCGAGCCGCGGACCTTTATCGCCGCCGGCGGGCTCGGCACCGTGGGATTCGCTTTTCCCGCGGCCGTGGGAGCGCAGGCCGGCAACCCCGGCCGCCCGGTGGTCGCGGTCGTCAACGCCGCCGGAGTCCAGATGTGCCTTCAGGAGCTGGCGACGCTGGTCGCCAACCAATTGCCGGTGAAGGCCCTCATTTTGAACCGGCGCAACCCCCGGCCCGACCGGCCGCAAGGGCTCGCCCCGGAGAGCCAGCCCGACTTCGTCAAACTGGCCGAGGCTTACGGCGCCAAAGGTTTTCGCATCAACATCCCGGAACGGCTGGAGGAAATTCTGGGCGAAGCGCTGGCCGCCTCCGGGCCGGCGCTGGTGGACTGCCCGGTGGATTGGACGGAGGAGGATCTCCCGGCGCTGGCGGCGGCCCAGGGTTGA
- a CDS encoding spore germination protein, with protein sequence MYKSWRKNKPVPSGQSPQSDAVFQLSDSLESNEALFRRLFKNDDTVIYRRFSNPADADLEYCAVFVDGMVNPEIINEHIIGPILHDVQPKKAGRRPVDILQTQVIQADEVQKTADVKRLTEALHNGDTVLLCAGETEALIISSKGWPTRAISEPESEKTLRGPKEGFTESLMMNLSMVRRRLHTDRLKFSMKVLGARSRTKACICYIEGLASPAILAELEKRLDQIKLDGILGTGYLVEFIKDAPLSPFKTIGNTERPDVVAAKLLEGRVALILDGSPVAITLPHVFVEYFQSNDDYYINFYFSSINRMIRIASFLFAISVPAIYLALTTFHEEILPTPLLLSISAARQGVAFPTAIELLILGLAFEILREAGMRMPSTIGEALSIVGALILGQAAVQARLVSAPMVIIIGLTAVTGLMIPGLSGAIIILRFVFVIFVTFIGFYGYLFGMIGLLVHLFQIRSFGVPYMTPLNAMNLQDLKDTVLRAPWWYMINRPRFIGALNRIRQGRADPGSKP encoded by the coding sequence ATGTATAAAAGCTGGCGCAAGAACAAACCGGTTCCATCGGGCCAATCTCCGCAAAGCGATGCCGTATTTCAGTTGTCCGACTCCCTCGAATCCAATGAGGCGCTCTTCCGCCGGTTGTTTAAAAACGACGATACCGTGATTTACCGGCGTTTTAGCAACCCGGCCGATGCCGACCTGGAATACTGCGCCGTTTTCGTGGACGGAATGGTTAATCCGGAGATTATCAATGAACACATTATCGGGCCGATCCTCCACGATGTCCAACCCAAAAAAGCCGGGCGGCGCCCGGTGGATATCTTGCAAACCCAGGTCATTCAGGCCGATGAGGTGCAAAAGACGGCCGATGTGAAGCGCCTGACGGAAGCTCTCCACAATGGCGATACGGTTCTGCTCTGCGCGGGCGAGACGGAAGCGTTGATCATAAGCTCCAAAGGCTGGCCAACCCGGGCTATCAGCGAGCCGGAAAGCGAGAAGACGCTGCGCGGCCCCAAGGAAGGATTCACGGAATCGCTGATGATGAACTTGTCCATGGTGAGACGGCGACTCCATACTGATCGGCTGAAATTCTCCATGAAAGTTTTGGGCGCCCGTTCCCGGACCAAGGCCTGTATCTGTTATATCGAAGGCTTGGCCAGTCCGGCGATTCTGGCGGAATTGGAAAAACGGCTGGATCAAATCAAGCTCGACGGCATACTGGGCACGGGCTATCTCGTCGAATTCATTAAAGATGCGCCGCTTTCGCCGTTTAAAACCATCGGGAACACGGAACGGCCGGATGTGGTGGCTGCGAAACTATTGGAAGGCAGGGTGGCCCTGATTCTGGACGGAAGCCCGGTGGCGATCACTTTGCCGCATGTTTTCGTCGAGTATTTTCAGTCCAACGACGATTATTATATCAATTTCTATTTCTCCTCGATCAACCGGATGATCCGGATCGCCTCTTTTCTCTTCGCGATCAGTGTTCCTGCCATTTACCTGGCTCTGACAACTTTTCATGAGGAGATACTCCCCACTCCCTTGCTGCTCAGCATCTCGGCAGCCCGGCAAGGAGTCGCTTTTCCGACCGCCATCGAACTCTTAATCCTGGGATTGGCGTTCGAAATTTTGCGCGAGGCGGGGATGCGGATGCCCAGCACCATCGGGGAAGCATTGAGCATCGTCGGCGCACTCATCCTGGGTCAGGCGGCGGTGCAAGCGCGCCTGGTCAGCGCGCCGATGGTGATCATTATCGGATTGACCGCGGTCACCGGACTGATGATCCCCGGACTGAGCGGAGCCATTATTATCTTGCGCTTCGTTTTTGTAATCTTTGTTACCTTTATCGGCTTTTATGGCTACCTCTTCGGCATGATCGGACTGCTGGTCCATTTGTTTCAGATCCGCTCTTTCGGAGTGCCTTATATGACCCCCTTGAACGCGATGAATCTTCAGGATCTAAAGGATACCGTTTTGAGAGCGCCGTGGTGGTACATGATAAACCGGCCGAGATTTATCGGCGCGCTGAACCGGATCCGGCAGGGGCGGGCCGATCCGGGTTCGAAGCCTTAA
- a CDS encoding Ger(x)C family spore germination protein, protein MNRTSAKRTTGIKTTGLILAMILAIPALLGGCWDYREIDDQIIISGAAVDYDRESRGISLTVEIALPTASDKESSFTSKIYQAKGQNIPEAIVALHSKAGRRLLWSHSKILILGAGIMENERLFIGTMDWVKRNGETRETMWMVFSEEKTAGEILQRAEPQTEKIISYYLDRLFLAAEAETFISMPYSEVMYDLSSPSACIHLPAVRLEDSDGGKLPFINGTAVFRRTKVAGWLDGKQTRILALLLNKLNRVVFVLRPSGHSTLPQVSLRTSHCQTAIEPVLSQNTLRMKVRVKIEAQIAEIDGVKEVFKPAALKKLKEEAQRMIAAEIMELLNLLKEKYQSDVLGFGSQVENKYPQQWRRIRSHWESVYARIPAVVRVELNVTGSEQSMAETKEGR, encoded by the coding sequence ATGAACCGAACAAGCGCGAAGCGAACCACGGGAATCAAAACAACCGGGCTCATCCTGGCCATGATCCTCGCGATACCGGCACTGCTCGGGGGATGCTGGGATTACCGGGAGATCGACGACCAGATCATCATTTCCGGCGCGGCGGTTGACTATGACCGCGAGAGCCGGGGGATTTCGCTGACGGTGGAGATCGCATTGCCCACGGCATCGGACAAGGAAAGCAGCTTCACTTCAAAGATCTATCAAGCCAAAGGCCAAAACATACCGGAGGCCATCGTGGCCTTGCATTCTAAAGCGGGACGGCGGTTATTGTGGAGCCACTCGAAAATTCTGATCCTGGGCGCCGGAATCATGGAAAACGAGCGCTTATTCATTGGCACCATGGATTGGGTCAAAAGAAACGGTGAAACCCGTGAAACCATGTGGATGGTCTTTTCGGAAGAAAAAACCGCCGGGGAAATTTTACAGCGGGCCGAGCCGCAGACGGAGAAAATTATCTCATACTACCTGGATCGGCTGTTTCTCGCTGCGGAAGCCGAGACCTTCATCAGCATGCCTTACTCGGAGGTGATGTACGACTTGAGCTCGCCCAGCGCTTGTATTCACTTGCCCGCCGTGCGCCTGGAAGACTCCGATGGCGGAAAACTGCCTTTTATCAACGGGACGGCGGTTTTCCGGCGAACCAAGGTCGCGGGTTGGCTCGACGGCAAACAGACGCGGATCCTTGCGTTGCTTTTGAATAAGCTGAACCGGGTGGTCTTCGTGCTCCGGCCATCCGGGCACTCAACCCTGCCGCAGGTTTCGCTGCGAACCAGCCATTGCCAAACCGCCATCGAACCGGTATTATCCCAAAACACCTTGCGAATGAAGGTCCGGGTGAAAATAGAGGCCCAAATCGCTGAGATCGACGGCGTCAAAGAAGTGTTCAAACCCGCTGCGCTCAAAAAATTGAAGGAAGAGGCGCAGCGGATGATCGCCGCCGAAATCATGGAGTTGCTGAATCTGCTCAAAGAAAAGTATCAAAGCGATGTTCTGGGCTTTGGAAGCCAGGTCGAAAACAAATATCCGCAGCAATGGCGGAGAATCCGGAGTCATTGGGAGAGCGTATACGCGAGGATCCCGGCCGTGGTCCGGGTGGAGTTGAACGTTACCGGCAGCGAACAAAGTATGGCGGAAACGAAAGAAGGGCGCTAG
- a CDS encoding GerAB/ArcD/ProY family transporter: MSASDKQSIAVIVLYIIGTSSLVIFSLQAKRDLWLGILLCYLMTLLMALMIGRIKVLFPDMDIFQIFEKCFGKGISKVINVLYILSAFYVVVLINTFLIHFIRVTALPNTPKVILNIFITVICVWMVKGGVELIADFATLFFIPALLSIAVMIIALIPQMNIGNLLPPFQEDIRHTLYGALSTFIFPLGETVVFAAFFQKFSARKSSYKVLLIGSTIGAVVVFVISVSNVLVLGIDLASDVYYPTYLSASRITLGTYLHGLELVLSIVYILGALVKTNVYFSVCCKAVTRTFGFQDDYRFIVTPVGLLIFCAALFFYEGPLDYTLWLKKNLVPYSIPYIIIVPVITFIVAELRKKKV, from the coding sequence TTGAGCGCCTCAGACAAGCAAAGCATCGCCGTGATTGTCCTGTATATCATCGGAACATCTTCCTTAGTCATCTTCTCCCTGCAAGCAAAGAGAGACTTATGGCTCGGCATCCTCCTGTGCTACCTGATGACTTTGCTGATGGCCCTGATGATTGGCAGGATTAAGGTTTTGTTTCCCGATATGGATATCTTTCAAATCTTCGAAAAATGTTTTGGAAAAGGGATTTCCAAAGTTATAAACGTCCTTTACATACTATCCGCCTTTTACGTCGTGGTGCTCATCAACACCTTTCTCATCCATTTCATCCGGGTCACGGCTTTGCCGAACACGCCCAAAGTCATTCTGAACATTTTTATAACCGTCATTTGCGTATGGATGGTGAAGGGCGGAGTGGAATTGATCGCCGATTTCGCAACGCTGTTCTTTATCCCCGCGTTGCTTTCGATTGCGGTGATGATCATCGCCCTGATTCCGCAGATGAATATCGGAAACCTGCTCCCCCCTTTCCAGGAAGACATCCGGCATACCTTGTATGGCGCCTTGTCAACTTTTATTTTCCCTCTGGGGGAAACCGTGGTCTTTGCGGCCTTTTTCCAAAAATTCAGCGCCAGGAAATCCTCTTACAAAGTGTTGTTGATCGGTTCAACCATCGGCGCGGTGGTGGTTTTCGTCATCTCGGTATCCAACGTGCTGGTCCTGGGGATCGATCTGGCCTCTGACGTTTATTATCCTACCTATCTTTCCGCTTCGAGAATTACGCTCGGCACCTACCTGCATGGGCTCGAACTGGTTTTATCCATTGTCTATATTCTCGGCGCTTTGGTGAAAACCAATGTCTATTTCTCGGTCTGTTGCAAGGCAGTGACCAGAACTTTCGGTTTCCAAGACGATTACCGGTTTATTGTCACGCCCGTCGGGCTCCTCATCTTCTGTGCCGCGCTCTTTTTCTATGAAGGTCCGCTGGATTATACCCTTTGGCTCAAAAAAAACCTGGTGCCGTATTCCATCCCCTATATCATCATCGTTCCGGTGATTACCTTTATCGTCGCGGAACTCAGGAAGAAAAAAGTTTAG